The Columba livia isolate bColLiv1 breed racing homer chromosome 21, bColLiv1.pat.W.v2, whole genome shotgun sequence genome has a segment encoding these proteins:
- the LACTBL1 gene encoding putative beta-lactamase-like 1 isoform X2, whose protein sequence is MPASSSRSLLKLTVMEVKWIHVLAMFFFLLSVAMTGCFLWQYSLPKVEPSLSVEEVRSEAVQMCPRYPEPVPLDHPIPILKDALEKVDMMLRQKIHNSGLPAMSAIVIYNDTVLWTGNFGKKNGSDPSSVVPNEYTIYRIASVSKIFPTIMLYKMWEEGKVTSLDDPLERYAQNFVIKNPLGRLKESEQRYTADGLIFLEKGSMPLKPSPVTLRRMASQLSGLPRRLRSTSLLWKGNTQDALALLKDDVLVADPGTRCHYSNLAFSLMAHVLADHAAEGQYQRWISENILDRLGMEDTGFDITPPIRSQMAVGFYGSQQPAPLYDLGWYRPSGQMYSTAADLAKLAMVFLGTYHRRLLEPDTVKTMLTPLFKCSTEYFANKTGTPWEINEQSGYDVIRKDGDLDGYSATFSLIPKLRLSFIVLMAGPRPQGGDIVTQTYEYLIPAMETAFREAEKSLVPAPSPGPYVGYYTYSNLTFYEIKVGPGGVLVMQQFGPHVEELIPEKYRTIKLNHLEDRVFQVVFDKEFPCVLHLGSASISLETQNGQLFNFYPFDRKGLSPGFDAPGLNTYNVVRVLRKPIFYS, encoded by the exons ATG CCGGCATCCAGCAGCCGCAGCCTTCTCAAGCTCACTGTTATGGAGGTGAAGTGGATTCACGTGTTGGCCATGTTCTTCTTCCTGTTGTCTGTTGCAATGACGGGCTGCTTTCTGTGGCAGTACAGCCTCCCCAAGGTGGAGCCCA GCCTGTCTGTGGAAGAAGTGAGATCAGAAGCTGTGCAGATGTGCCCCCGCTATCCTGAACCCGTACCGCTGGACCACCCAATCCCTATTCTGAAGGATGCGTTGGAGAAG GTAGATATGATGCTGCGCCAAAAGATTCATAATTCTGGTCTCCCTGCCATGTCTGCCATTGTCATCTACAATGACACTGTGCTTTGGACAGGCAACTTTGGGAAGAAGAATGGTTCGGACCCatcttcagtggtgcccaatgagtACACTATTTACAG AATTGCTAGTGTCTCCAAGATCTTTCCCACCATTATGTTGTATAAGatgtgggaggaaggaaaagtcACATCTCTTGATGACCCGTTGGAACGTTATGCCCAGAACTTTGTTATAAAGAACCCTCTGGGAAGGCTCAAGGAATCAGAACAGAGATACACAGCAGATGGGCTCATTTTTTTGGAAAAAGGCTCAATGCCACTTAAGCCATCACCTGTTACCTTGCGTAGAATGGCCAGCCAGCTCTCAG GTCTGCCCAGGAGGCTGCGATCTACCAGCCTGCTGTGGAAGGGCAATACACAAGATGCTCTAGCTCTCCTGAAAGATGATGTCTTGGTTGCTGATCCAGGAACTAG atgCCACTACAGCAATTTGGCCTTCTCACTGATGGCACACGTGCTAGCCGACCACGCAGCTGAGGGGCAATACCAGCGCTGGATCTCAGAGAACATTCTAGACCGCTTGGGCATGGAGGACACGGGCTTTGACATCACACCACCGATCCGCTCCCAGATGGCCGTGGGTTTCTACGGCAGCCAGCAGCCGGCTCCTCTCTATGACCTTGGCTGGTACAGGCCTTCCGGCCAGATGTACTCCACAGCTGCCGACCTTGCCAAGCTGGCAATGGTCTTCTTAGGCACCTACCACCGTCGTCTCCTAGAGCCTGACACAGTGAAGACGATGCTGACCCCTCTGTTTAAGTGCTCCACTGAATACTTTGCTAACAAGACTGGTACACCCTGGGAGATTAATGAGCAATCAGGATATGATGTCATTAGGAAGGACGGAGACCTTGACGGTTATTCAGCTACCTTTTCCCTTATCCCCAAGCTCCGCCTGAGCTTCATTGTACTGatggcagggcccaggccccaGGGTGGAGATATTGTGACTCAGACATATGAGTATCTCATTCCTGCCATGGAGACAGCATTCAGAGAGGCAGAGAAAAGCTTGGTTCCTGCTCCAAGTCCAGGCCCTTATGTTGGCTACTATACCTATTCCAACCTGACCTTTTATGAGATTAAAGTTGGACCTGGTGGTGTGCTGGTCATGCAGCAGTTTGGGCCTCATGTGGAAGAGCTGATTCCTGAAAAGTACCGGACAATCAAGCTCAACCACCTGGAAGATCGTGTTTTCCAAGTTGTTTTTGACAAGGAGTTCCCATGTGTTCTtcacctgggctctgcttccATCTCATTGGAGACCCAAAATGGTCAGCTCTTTAACTTTTACCCATTCGATCGCAAGGGTTTGTCTCCTGGCTTTGATGCACCGGGGCTGAACACATACAATGTGGTGCGTGTACTTCGCAAACCTATATTCTATAGCTAA
- the LACTBL1 gene encoding putative beta-lactamase-like 1 isoform X1, whose translation MDGLQLRPASSSRSLLKLTVMEVKWIHVLAMFFFLLSVAMTGCFLWQYSLPKVEPSLSVEEVRSEAVQMCPRYPEPVPLDHPIPILKDALEKVDMMLRQKIHNSGLPAMSAIVIYNDTVLWTGNFGKKNGSDPSSVVPNEYTIYRIASVSKIFPTIMLYKMWEEGKVTSLDDPLERYAQNFVIKNPLGRLKESEQRYTADGLIFLEKGSMPLKPSPVTLRRMASQLSGLPRRLRSTSLLWKGNTQDALALLKDDVLVADPGTRCHYSNLAFSLMAHVLADHAAEGQYQRWISENILDRLGMEDTGFDITPPIRSQMAVGFYGSQQPAPLYDLGWYRPSGQMYSTAADLAKLAMVFLGTYHRRLLEPDTVKTMLTPLFKCSTEYFANKTGTPWEINEQSGYDVIRKDGDLDGYSATFSLIPKLRLSFIVLMAGPRPQGGDIVTQTYEYLIPAMETAFREAEKSLVPAPSPGPYVGYYTYSNLTFYEIKVGPGGVLVMQQFGPHVEELIPEKYRTIKLNHLEDRVFQVVFDKEFPCVLHLGSASISLETQNGQLFNFYPFDRKGLSPGFDAPGLNTYNVVRVLRKPIFYS comes from the exons ATGGATGGGTTACAGCTGCGG CCGGCATCCAGCAGCCGCAGCCTTCTCAAGCTCACTGTTATGGAGGTGAAGTGGATTCACGTGTTGGCCATGTTCTTCTTCCTGTTGTCTGTTGCAATGACGGGCTGCTTTCTGTGGCAGTACAGCCTCCCCAAGGTGGAGCCCA GCCTGTCTGTGGAAGAAGTGAGATCAGAAGCTGTGCAGATGTGCCCCCGCTATCCTGAACCCGTACCGCTGGACCACCCAATCCCTATTCTGAAGGATGCGTTGGAGAAG GTAGATATGATGCTGCGCCAAAAGATTCATAATTCTGGTCTCCCTGCCATGTCTGCCATTGTCATCTACAATGACACTGTGCTTTGGACAGGCAACTTTGGGAAGAAGAATGGTTCGGACCCatcttcagtggtgcccaatgagtACACTATTTACAG AATTGCTAGTGTCTCCAAGATCTTTCCCACCATTATGTTGTATAAGatgtgggaggaaggaaaagtcACATCTCTTGATGACCCGTTGGAACGTTATGCCCAGAACTTTGTTATAAAGAACCCTCTGGGAAGGCTCAAGGAATCAGAACAGAGATACACAGCAGATGGGCTCATTTTTTTGGAAAAAGGCTCAATGCCACTTAAGCCATCACCTGTTACCTTGCGTAGAATGGCCAGCCAGCTCTCAG GTCTGCCCAGGAGGCTGCGATCTACCAGCCTGCTGTGGAAGGGCAATACACAAGATGCTCTAGCTCTCCTGAAAGATGATGTCTTGGTTGCTGATCCAGGAACTAG atgCCACTACAGCAATTTGGCCTTCTCACTGATGGCACACGTGCTAGCCGACCACGCAGCTGAGGGGCAATACCAGCGCTGGATCTCAGAGAACATTCTAGACCGCTTGGGCATGGAGGACACGGGCTTTGACATCACACCACCGATCCGCTCCCAGATGGCCGTGGGTTTCTACGGCAGCCAGCAGCCGGCTCCTCTCTATGACCTTGGCTGGTACAGGCCTTCCGGCCAGATGTACTCCACAGCTGCCGACCTTGCCAAGCTGGCAATGGTCTTCTTAGGCACCTACCACCGTCGTCTCCTAGAGCCTGACACAGTGAAGACGATGCTGACCCCTCTGTTTAAGTGCTCCACTGAATACTTTGCTAACAAGACTGGTACACCCTGGGAGATTAATGAGCAATCAGGATATGATGTCATTAGGAAGGACGGAGACCTTGACGGTTATTCAGCTACCTTTTCCCTTATCCCCAAGCTCCGCCTGAGCTTCATTGTACTGatggcagggcccaggccccaGGGTGGAGATATTGTGACTCAGACATATGAGTATCTCATTCCTGCCATGGAGACAGCATTCAGAGAGGCAGAGAAAAGCTTGGTTCCTGCTCCAAGTCCAGGCCCTTATGTTGGCTACTATACCTATTCCAACCTGACCTTTTATGAGATTAAAGTTGGACCTGGTGGTGTGCTGGTCATGCAGCAGTTTGGGCCTCATGTGGAAGAGCTGATTCCTGAAAAGTACCGGACAATCAAGCTCAACCACCTGGAAGATCGTGTTTTCCAAGTTGTTTTTGACAAGGAGTTCCCATGTGTTCTtcacctgggctctgcttccATCTCATTGGAGACCCAAAATGGTCAGCTCTTTAACTTTTACCCATTCGATCGCAAGGGTTTGTCTCCTGGCTTTGATGCACCGGGGCTGAACACATACAATGTGGTGCGTGTACTTCGCAAACCTATATTCTATAGCTAA